One window of Gloeothece citriformis PCC 7424 genomic DNA carries:
- a CDS encoding Rieske 2Fe-2S domain-containing protein — MTPEFNFFQQWYPLSPVEDLDPKRPTPVTLLGLRLVIWKPPSSDTYQVFIDQCPHRLAPLSEGRIDPKTGYLMCSYHGWEFDTQGTCQRIPQAEKPEIVQEKVQQWCVRVFPTRQENDLLWVWPDENSAELAASTPLPLSPLLDAKKGFVWSSMVRDLDYDWQTLVENVADPSHVPFSHHGIQGDREKARPVPIKIIESLPHRIQATVEIRKGTTITFEPPCHLEYNISVGDQGKQVGLVTYCIPVMPGKSRIVAQFPRNFAKTFHHLTPRWWNHIMERNAVLDGDMILLQQQEYFLRQREQQESWKTAYKMPTSADRLVTEFRNWFDKYCQGQLPWNTVGITPDPPKINDRREEVLDRYRQHTQHCRSCRNALKTVQKMQIFLLAFFAVTVATVAVLPDQWRLSLGFPLIIVALLGLGLYSWLKFWLEPKFYFVDYIHAEK; from the coding sequence ATGACCCCTGAATTTAACTTTTTTCAACAGTGGTATCCTCTTTCTCCCGTAGAAGATCTCGATCCCAAACGTCCTACGCCGGTAACTCTATTAGGGTTACGACTGGTGATCTGGAAACCTCCCTCATCGGATACCTACCAAGTTTTTATCGATCAATGTCCCCATCGTTTGGCCCCTTTAAGTGAAGGTCGAATTGATCCAAAAACGGGTTATCTGATGTGTAGTTATCACGGATGGGAATTTGACACCCAAGGAACTTGTCAACGCATTCCCCAAGCAGAAAAGCCGGAAATTGTCCAAGAAAAAGTACAACAATGGTGTGTGAGGGTTTTTCCTACCCGTCAAGAAAATGACTTACTCTGGGTTTGGCCAGATGAAAATTCAGCAGAACTCGCCGCCTCTACTCCCTTACCCCTATCTCCTTTACTGGATGCCAAAAAAGGGTTTGTTTGGTCTTCAATGGTACGAGACTTAGACTATGATTGGCAAACCTTAGTCGAAAATGTCGCCGATCCGAGTCATGTTCCTTTTTCTCATCACGGTATTCAAGGCGATCGTGAAAAAGCTCGACCCGTACCGATTAAAATTATAGAATCTTTGCCCCATCGGATACAAGCCACTGTTGAAATAAGGAAAGGGACTACTATCACGTTTGAACCCCCTTGTCATTTGGAATATAACATAAGCGTGGGAGATCAAGGAAAACAGGTCGGATTAGTCACTTATTGTATCCCCGTTATGCCCGGCAAATCGAGAATTGTTGCCCAATTTCCCCGCAATTTTGCGAAAACATTTCATCATTTAACCCCCCGTTGGTGGAATCATATTATGGAACGGAATGCAGTTCTAGATGGTGATATGATTTTATTACAGCAACAGGAATATTTTTTAAGACAAAGAGAACAACAAGAAAGTTGGAAAACCGCCTATAAAATGCCGACTAGCGCCGATCGCTTAGTGACTGAATTTCGCAACTGGTTTGATAAATATTGTCAGGGTCAGTTACCCTGGAATACAGTAGGAATAACGCCAGACCCTCCCAAAATTAACGATCGCCGAGAAGAAGTTTTAGATCGATATCGTCAGCATACCCAACATTGTCGGAGTTGCCGAAATGCCCTAAAAACCGTCCAAAAAATGCAGATTTTTCTCCTAGCTTTCTTTGCTGTTACTGTTGCTACTGTAGCCGTTCTTCCCGATCAATGGCGACTTTCTTTAGGATTTCCTTTAATTATAGTTGCCCTTTTAGGATTAGGACTTTACAGTTGGCTGAAATTTTGGCTAGAACCTAAATTTTATTTTGTTGATTATATTCACGCCGAAAAATAA